Proteins encoded by one window of Microscilla marina ATCC 23134:
- a CDS encoding IS1634 family transposase translates to MQSFPISKNLDHLGLVSGMCDRLNLSSKIDELLPNTNGLHQVSTGTCVKALILNGLGFAERRLYLSPHFFSDKPVAHLLGENLSAEMFNDDRLGRCLDDLYAFGVSELFSHLAAQSYEILGLSEEVDSEFRHLDATSFGLEGQYNSELNEAEVSCLHITQGYSRDHRPDLNQVMLNLVVENSSGIPLLMEGLHGNTSDQTSFGQTIDDYVERLQNNGQPICWVADSALYTEETIGKISGRHYWITRVPSKLTAVQELLLQVQPEHMQFFTEEKLKNYRYQKVCNSYGGVRQEWMVVFSEAGYKRDVHSLKKRYLKKSSEEHQDFIKLCKKVFSCKQDAEKAWEQFSKKCQYLSIEDLNFQQVKGFKKPGKPPKGAQKQTIGYRITGCPLTKLTHYEQLRQKQGKFVIASNDTAQRWGNGHKLLAYKGQSNVEKGFRFLKDKAFLADSFFVKKPERLEAILMIMALSLMVYAALERELRKNLQQEKEFVLDQTKKETQKPTMKWIFEFFRGIHCLWVNQEQPMLILNMNEMHTKVIRLLGQEVRKYYLLE, encoded by the coding sequence ATGCAATCATTTCCCATAAGTAAAAACCTTGACCACTTAGGGTTGGTAAGTGGCATGTGTGATCGTTTAAACTTGAGCTCTAAAATAGATGAGCTTTTACCTAACACCAATGGGCTTCATCAAGTAAGCACAGGTACTTGCGTCAAAGCCTTGATTTTAAATGGTTTAGGTTTTGCCGAGCGTCGCTTATACCTGAGTCCTCATTTTTTTTCTGATAAGCCTGTTGCTCACTTATTAGGAGAAAATCTAAGCGCAGAAATGTTCAATGATGATCGTCTTGGTCGTTGCTTGGATGATTTGTATGCCTTTGGTGTAAGTGAGTTATTCAGCCATTTGGCTGCACAGAGTTATGAAATACTGGGTTTGTCAGAAGAAGTAGACTCAGAGTTTCGCCACTTGGATGCGACCAGTTTTGGGTTGGAAGGGCAATATAATAGTGAACTTAACGAAGCAGAGGTTTCTTGCCTTCACATCACCCAAGGTTACAGCCGGGATCACCGCCCTGACCTAAATCAGGTAATGCTTAACTTGGTAGTAGAAAACTCCTCAGGCATACCTTTGCTTATGGAAGGTTTGCATGGCAATACAAGTGACCAAACAAGCTTTGGTCAAACCATTGATGATTATGTAGAACGTTTGCAGAATAATGGTCAGCCTATATGTTGGGTGGCAGATAGTGCCTTATACACTGAGGAAACCATCGGTAAAATCTCAGGTCGGCATTATTGGATCACCCGTGTTCCTTCCAAGCTTACTGCTGTTCAAGAATTACTCCTACAGGTACAGCCAGAGCATATGCAATTCTTCACAGAAGAAAAATTGAAAAACTACCGCTACCAGAAAGTATGCAACAGCTATGGAGGTGTAAGACAAGAATGGATGGTTGTCTTTTCTGAGGCAGGTTATAAGCGGGATGTTCATAGTTTGAAAAAACGTTACCTAAAAAAAAGCAGTGAAGAGCACCAAGACTTTATCAAGCTTTGCAAAAAGGTTTTTAGCTGTAAACAGGATGCAGAAAAAGCCTGGGAACAATTTTCAAAAAAGTGCCAGTACTTGTCAATAGAAGACCTGAATTTTCAACAAGTCAAGGGGTTTAAAAAACCAGGTAAACCTCCCAAAGGAGCTCAAAAACAGACCATAGGGTATCGTATTACAGGGTGTCCACTAACCAAACTCACACACTATGAACAACTAAGACAAAAACAGGGCAAGTTTGTGATTGCTTCCAATGATACAGCACAAAGGTGGGGGAATGGACATAAACTACTGGCTTACAAAGGACAATCTAATGTCGAGAAAGGTTTTAGGTTTTTGAAAGATAAAGCTTTCCTTGCTGATAGCTTCTTTGTAAAAAAGCCAGAGAGACTTGAAGCTATACTCATGATTATGGCATTGTCGCTGATGGTGTATGCAGCTTTGGAGAGAGAATTAAGAAAAAACCTGCAGCAGGAAAAGGAGTTTGTCCTGGATCAAACTAAAAAAGAAACTCAAAAACCCACAATGAAATGGATTTTCGAGTTTTTTAGAGGCATTCACTGCTTGTGGGTTAATCAAGAACAACCTATGCTCATTCTTAATATGAATGAGATGCATACAAAGGTCATTAGGTTACTGGGGCAAGAAGTTAGGAAATACTATCTCCTTGAATAA
- a CDS encoding (Fe-S)-binding protein, whose protein sequence is MVVDIFIPCFIDQVFPNTGMNMVKILEKLGCEVHYNPKQTCCGQPGFNAGYFEHATEIAEKFVGDFPHPDRYVVAPSASCIGMIRNQYEDLLRNSTKQTQLQQLQKNALEFTEFVVDVLGVEKIEGATLEGTATYHDACSALRECGIKEAPRKLLSNVAGLELEEMKESETCCGFGGTFAIKFQGISVGMAEQKIDNTTATQAQYLISTDSSCLMHLDGYIKRNRKPIEVMHIVDVLASGW, encoded by the coding sequence ATGGTTGTAGATATTTTTATTCCCTGCTTCATCGATCAGGTTTTTCCTAATACAGGAATGAACATGGTGAAGATTTTAGAAAAACTAGGTTGTGAGGTTCATTACAACCCCAAACAAACCTGTTGTGGTCAGCCCGGATTCAATGCGGGTTACTTTGAACACGCCACCGAAATAGCCGAAAAATTTGTGGGTGACTTCCCTCACCCCGACCGCTATGTAGTGGCTCCTTCTGCTTCCTGTATTGGTATGATCCGTAATCAATACGAAGACCTTTTACGCAATAGCACCAAACAAACACAGCTTCAACAACTTCAGAAAAACGCTCTAGAGTTTACCGAGTTTGTAGTAGATGTATTGGGTGTAGAAAAAATAGAGGGGGCAACACTTGAAGGTACTGCCACCTACCACGATGCCTGTAGTGCCCTACGCGAGTGTGGAATAAAAGAAGCTCCCCGTAAACTGTTGAGCAATGTGGCAGGGCTCGAACTGGAAGAAATGAAAGAATCGGAAACCTGCTGCGGATTTGGGGGAACGTTTGCAATCAAGTTTCAGGGCATATCAGTAGGTATGGCAGAGCAAAAGATAGACAATACTACAGCCACACAAGCCCAATACCTCATTTCTACCGATTCATCGTGTTTGATGCACCTGGACGGCTACATCAAACGTAACCGCAAACCCATAGAAGTCATGCATATTGTAGATGTGCTTGCCAGCGGGTGGTAA